The proteins below are encoded in one region of Engraulis encrasicolus isolate BLACKSEA-1 chromosome 1, IST_EnEncr_1.0, whole genome shotgun sequence:
- the vipb gene encoding vasoactive intestinal peptide b: protein MRQMSICQPLLLVVLLCALCCRTLGLPAMSTYSDMRSEDIDGDGTDNDLSSSPSTQDLEDYKLLYEIANTVARPRRHADGLFTSGYSKLLGQLSAKEYLDSLVGKRISDDLNGHSISKRHSDAVFTDNYSRYRKQMAVKKFLNSVLTAKRNSEDPLAEEVML, encoded by the exons ATGAGGCAAATGAGCATCTGTCAGCCCTTGTTGCTTGTGGTTCTACTGTGCGCACTGTGTTGCCGGACTCTGGGTCTCCCTGCTATGTCCACGTACTCAGACATGAG ATCAGAGGATATTGACGGTGATGGGACTGACAATGACCTTTCAAGCAGTCCGTCGACACAAGACCTAGAGGACTACAAACTCCTTTATGAAATCGCAAACACCGTGGCAAG ACCTAGAAGACACGCCGATGGTCTATTCACCAGTGGCTACAGCAAGCTTCTTGGCCAGCTTTCTGCCAAAGAGTACCTAGACTCACTGGTGGGCAAGCGCATAAG TGATGACCTCAACGGCCACTCCATATCAAAGCGTCACTCCGATGCCGTCTTTACCGACAACTACAGCCGCTACCGTAAACAGATGGCAGTGAAGAAATTCCTCAACTCCGTCCTGACAGCAAAGAGAAA TTCAGAGGACCCTCTGGCCGAGGAGGTGATGCTTTGA
- the LOC134447930 gene encoding sulfotransferase 6B1-like, with protein MDLSKSLTDEEKVFRYKGLLYPTIMSPLENLEALRTLEARPEDVVLVAYPKCGFNWMESILWKIISISTGKKVRDGPPHMEFLHPDMQKMLAKEASPRLMATHLHPDVMHPSFMQKKAKMLVVWRNPKDTLVSFYHFMNKNPVLPNVEWDKFFTDFMSGDVLYGSYFDHANAWEKLFDKPNVKMIMYEDMKEDLSGGIRQLSEFFGFLLTEEQVKTIADQSTFSAMKESAVQTHGKFSQVVFRKGEVGDWKNHFSEAQSQQMDEEFNKRLAGTRLGNRLKYDTYCK; from the exons ATGGACCTGTCTAAATCCCTGACTGACGAGGAGAAGGTCTTCAGGTACAAAGGCCTGCTGTACCCCACCATCATGAGCCCCCTCGAGAACCTGGAGGCCCTTAGGACCCTGGAGGCGCGACCGGAAGATGTGGTGCTGGTGGCCTACCCAAAGTGTG GGTTTAACTGGATGGAGAGTATTCTGTGGAAGATCATCAGCATATCCACAGGGAAGAAGGTCAGAGATGGGCCTCCTCATATGGAGTTTCTACATCCAGACATGCAGAAG ATGTTGGCAAAAGAAGCGTCTCCGAGACTAATGGCAACTCATCTGCACCCTGATGTGATGCACCCCTCCTTCATGCAGAAGAAAGCAAAG ATGTTGGTAGTCTGGAGGAACCCCAAAGACACCCTGGTCTCTTTCTACCACTTCATGAATAAAAACCCAGTGCTGCCCAACGTGGAATGGGACAAGTTCTTCACAGACTTCATGAGTGGAGATG TGCTGTACGGTTCATACTTTGACCATGCTAATGCCTGGGAGAAGCTGTTTGACAAACCAAACGTGAAGATGATCATGTATGAGGATATGAAAGAG GACCTCAGTGGTGGCATCAGGCAGCTCTCTGAGTTCTTTGGCTTCCTCCTGACAGAGGAGCAAGTCAAGACCATAGCAGACCAGAGCACCTTCAGTGCCATGAAAGAGAGTGCCGTCCAAACCCACGGCAAATTTTCGCAAGTGGTATTTCGCAAAG GTGAGGTTGGTGACTGGAAGAACCACTTCAGTGAAGCCCAGAGCCAGCAGATGGATGAGGAGTTCAACAAGAGACTAGCAGGAACCAGACTGGGGAACAGACTCAAATATGACACCTACTGCAAATAG